Proteins co-encoded in one Gemmatimonadota bacterium genomic window:
- a CDS encoding sugar transferase — MIKRIFDFAAATLGLIVLSPLFLLLALWIKRDSPGPVFYRGVRGARGGGSFRIFKFRSMVQDAEKPGQLSTSNADSRVTASGRFIRRFKFDEFAQLINVFLGDMSLVGPRPEVLKYADKYTGELRQILDVRPGITDWASIWNNDEGAVLAGYPDADLAFEELIQPTKLQLQLRYVRTRTFVSDLKILFYTVWLILDRDFYPKELNDTPRLTKHA, encoded by the coding sequence ATGATCAAACGCATTTTCGATTTTGCCGCGGCCACCCTCGGCCTCATCGTCCTCTCCCCGCTGTTCCTGCTCCTCGCGCTCTGGATCAAGCGCGACTCCCCCGGCCCTGTTTTCTACCGCGGCGTCCGAGGAGCTCGGGGCGGCGGCTCGTTCCGTATCTTCAAGTTCCGATCGATGGTACAGGACGCCGAAAAACCTGGCCAGCTTTCAACGAGTAATGCCGACTCCCGCGTCACCGCCTCGGGTCGCTTCATTCGCCGTTTCAAGTTCGACGAATTTGCCCAACTCATCAACGTATTTCTCGGCGACATGAGTCTCGTTGGCCCCCGCCCAGAAGTGCTCAAGTATGCCGACAAATACACTGGCGAGTTGAGGCAGATCCTCGACGTGCGCCCCGGCATCACCGACTGGGCCAGTATCTGGAACAACGACGAGGGCGCGGTGTTAGCGGGGTACCCAGACGCGGACCTCGCATTTGAGGAACTCATTCAGCCCACCAAGCTGCAACTTCAGCTCCGGTACGTGCGCACCCGCACCTTCGTGAGCGACCTCAAGATTCTGTTCTACACGGTCTGGCTCATACTGGACCGCGACTTCTACCCGAAAGAACTGAACGACACGCCGCGCCTGACAAAACACG
- a CDS encoding glycosyltransferase, producing MRVVLVTAGEPLPTDRADIRLHRTGQFAAWLAARGHEVDWVTNRFDHFQKKQRPSVGVLTLAPNYRIHLLESRGYRRNISIERFLDHADLGRDFHARASQLGRADVMLAAMPTIELAAESVRWARSVGAASLVDIRDLWPDIMIERAPVGARWLAQLVLSKLSSTLTLALRGADGIIAQNEPFVHWGLAHAQRTAGPLDLVIPLGYELRPLEEADRAAALQFWRNQGLDLGENAPPVMAFAGSVSSQFDFAPVLAAGNQLRSRGVRTVICGIGERVGELNSAAKSRSDLLLPGWCSYAQLRVLLERSTIGLLPYKDSVNFQNAVPNKAGEYLAHGLPLAWSLGTGPLAALISKHNVGYSYGKDGTQLAAAVTTLLESPAEATAAHDAARALFHAEFDADSVHQRLLDHLTLAAQRRSAAS from the coding sequence ATGCGCGTGGTTCTCGTCACCGCTGGCGAACCGCTCCCCACCGACCGAGCCGATATTCGGCTCCATCGGACCGGGCAGTTCGCGGCGTGGCTCGCTGCTCGCGGACACGAGGTGGACTGGGTCACCAACCGGTTCGATCACTTCCAAAAGAAGCAGCGCCCCAGCGTGGGCGTGCTGACCCTAGCGCCGAACTACCGCATTCACCTGCTCGAAAGCCGCGGCTACCGACGCAATATCAGCATCGAACGCTTTCTCGATCACGCTGACCTGGGCCGCGACTTTCACGCCCGCGCTTCGCAACTGGGCCGCGCCGACGTGATGCTCGCGGCCATGCCAACCATCGAGCTGGCCGCCGAGTCGGTGCGGTGGGCGCGGAGCGTGGGTGCGGCGAGTTTGGTAGATATCCGCGACCTCTGGCCCGACATCATGATTGAGCGCGCACCCGTCGGTGCGCGTTGGCTGGCACAGCTTGTACTCTCCAAGCTCTCGAGTACACTCACCCTCGCTCTGCGCGGCGCCGACGGCATCATTGCCCAGAACGAGCCCTTCGTGCATTGGGGCCTCGCCCACGCACAGCGCACCGCAGGCCCGCTCGACCTGGTCATTCCCCTCGGCTACGAACTTCGCCCGCTCGAAGAAGCCGACCGCGCTGCCGCCCTGCAGTTCTGGCGCAATCAAGGACTCGACCTCGGCGAAAACGCCCCGCCAGTGATGGCGTTCGCCGGGAGCGTGAGCAGTCAGTTCGACTTTGCTCCAGTGCTCGCTGCGGGAAACCAGCTTCGCTCGCGCGGCGTGCGCACCGTCATCTGTGGCATCGGCGAACGCGTCGGCGAACTCAACAGTGCAGCAAAATCGCGGAGCGACCTACTACTCCCTGGCTGGTGCTCCTACGCGCAACTGCGTGTGCTCCTCGAGCGCTCCACCATCGGACTGCTGCCGTACAAGGACTCCGTGAATTTCCAAAACGCCGTGCCCAACAAAGCGGGTGAATATCTAGCCCACGGACTTCCGCTGGCGTGGAGTCTCGGCACAGGGCCGCTGGCGGCGCTGATCTCCAAGCACAACGTCGGCTACTCGTACGGCAAGGACGGCACGCAACTCGCCGCCGCCGTCACGACCCTGCTCGAATCGCCTGCCGAAGCCACCGCGGCTCACGACGCCGCCCGAGCGCTGTTCCACGCCGAGTTCGACGCCGACAGCGTGCACCAACGCTTGCTCGACCACCTCACGCTCGCGGCCCAGCGCCGTTCGGCGGCCTCATGA